Proteins encoded in a region of the Triplophysa rosa linkage group LG14, Trosa_1v2, whole genome shotgun sequence genome:
- the LOC130565202 gene encoding olfactory receptor 1D2-like produces the protein METAEISPSEEQPDQSRRQAITSVPSVMTTRTPLTIYEPHSISVHTLLTTSPSSLSLIWRTFRCPICYPLVPGEQEGQGLSTSALKTGTPSGDREIREFVKDFSAVARETEFGEAELKVIFDGCLTHCLKPTEREMLRPPEFGDMVRYVINQDDPLPAVPAWGLNTFRLKLHSPWPSCQHPWQIQLSLENISSVFEFQLSGLNETMENRYVFLSLTALYYPLMVLCNVAVIFTIISYQKLHEPMYIFVCNLCMNALFGTAGFYPKFMYDLLSEYHVISYAGCLIQIFVIYSSALCDFSTLTVMAYDRYVAICRPLEYHAKMTKQRVLQCILFCWLAPFCCMSVLIALLSRLTLCGSSIEKLYCEIWAVAKLSCFSNTVNNVFGYIVILVYFGHAVLIFCSYIHLIRKCRKSIEVRHKFVQTCVPHLLSLFNVTFALLFDVFFSRYGSKSLPQGTRNFMALEFLVIPPILNPLIYGLNLTTIRKQVMQLFFKKQVGISE, from the exons ATGGAAACTGCTGAG ATATCACCCTCAGAGGAACAGCCAGACCAATCAAGGAGACAGGCCATTACCTCCGTACCTTCTGTCATGACCACCAGAACTCCATTAACCATCTACGAGCCTCACTCTATTTCAGTGCATACTCTGCTAACCACCTCCCCCTCCTCTCTTTCCCTGATCTGGAGAACCTTCCGATGTCCCATCTGTTATCCACTGGTTCCAGGAGAGCAAGAGGGTCAGGGACTCAGCACATCAGCACTTAAAACAGGCA CTCCGTCAGGGGATCGCGAGATTCGGGAGTTCGTCAAGGACTTCTCGGCGGTCGCGAGGGAGACCGAGTTTGGTGAGGCCGAACTAAAGGTCATTTTTGACGGCTGCCTCACCCACTGCCTCAAGCCAACGGAGAGGGAGATGCTGAGACCCCCGGAGTTTGGCgatatggtcaggtacgtgATCAACCAGGACGACCCCTTGCCCGCAGTCCCAGCCTGGGGACTCAACACCTTCCGCCTCAAGCTCCACAGTCCCTGGCCCTCCTGCCAGCATCCATGGCAA ATACAGTTATCATTGGAGAACATTTCTAGTGTTTTTGAATTTCAATTGTCTGGACTGAATGAAACAATGGAAAACAGATATGTGTTTTTATCTTTGACTGCGCTGTATTATCCTCTAATGGTTTTGTGTAATGTAGCTGTAATTTTCACTATTATTTCATATCAGAAGCTTCACGAGCCAATGTACATATTTGTGTGTAATTTGTGTATGAATGCACTTTTTGGCACTGCTGGATTCTACCCTAAATTCATGTATGATTTATTATCTGAATACCATGTCatttcatatgctggttgtctGATTCagatatttgtcatttattcatctgCTTTGTGTGACTTTTCAACATTAACAGTGATGGCATATGACAGGTATGTGGCAATATGTAGACCGCTGGAGTATCATGCAAAAATGACCAAGCAAAGGGTTCTTCAGTGTATATTGTTTTGCTGGCTGGCTCCATTTTGTTGTATGTCTGTTCTTATTGCATTGTTATCCAGACTCACCTTATGTGGCTCGAGTATTGAAAAGCTATATTGTGAAATTTGGGCCGTTGCAAaactttcttgtttttctaacACTGTAAATAATGTGTTTGGGTACATTGTAATtcttgtatactttggtcatgCGGTATTGATATTTTGCTCATATATTCATTTGATTAGAAAGTGCAGGAAGTCTATAGAAGTCAGACACAAATTTGTACAGACGTGTGTACCACATCTGCTCTCATTGTTCAATGTGACTTTTGCTTTGCTGTTTGATGTATTTTTCAGCCGCTATGGTTCAAAAAGTTTGCCTCAAGGCACACGTAATTTCATGGCACTGGAATTCCTTGTCATACCCCCCATTTTAAATCCCCTCATTTACGGACTAAATCTGACAACAATACGCAAACAAGTTATGCAACTATTTTTCAAGAAACAAGTTGGAATATCTGAGTGA
- the pgm2l1 gene encoding glucose 1,6-bisphosphate synthase isoform X1 — MGSNGDLNANSECLGSTGDVILDKAIRQWITWDKNPQTGGQILSLVREGRVAELRRRLCSRMTFGTAGLRAAMGAGFARINDLTVIQSTQGVYKYLGKYFPDLNARGLVVGYDTRAQASSGCTSERLARLTAAVMLCKDVPVYLFSKYVPTPFVSYAVMKFGAAAGIMITASHNRKEDNGYKVYWHNSAQISSPHDKEIMRCIEESTEPWPESWNEDLVESSPLRRDPLEDICRWYMEELSTVCFHRELNARSPLKFVHSSFHGVGHSYVQKAFQQFGFPPPIPVPEQKDPDPDFSTVSCPNPEEGESVLELSLRLAEREGASIVVATDPDADRLAVAEQNDNYGWKVFTGNELAALLGWWVLFNWKEAHPDPSDTERVYMLATTVSSKILKAFARIEGFHFEETLPGFKWIGNRIYELSKMGKEVIFSFEESIGFLCGHMVLDKDGVSTAAIVAEMAAYLHTKNLSLSQQLRNIYEIYGYHISRTSYVMCSDPPTINKIFSRLRNFEGQGVYPGVCGGYCITHIRDVTTGYDSSQPDKKCVLPLSKNSQMVTFTFQNGIVATLRTSGTEPKIKYYTEFCASPGERDISSLEEELTKVTTALVEEFLEPDKNNLIRRSV, encoded by the exons ATGGGGTCTAACGGAGACCTCAACGCAAACTCGGAGTGTCTCGGCAGCACCGGGGATGTGATCCTCGACAAAGCCATCCGTCAGTGGATTACCTGGGATAAG AATCCTCAGACGGGGGGGCAAATTTTGAGTCTTGTTCGAGAGGGGCGCGTGGCAGAACTGAGGAGGAGGTTGTGCTCCAGGATGACGTTTGGGACAGCCGGCCTGAGAGCTGCGATGGGGGCGGGGTTTGCTCGCATCAATGACCTGACTGTCATCCAGTCTACACAG GGGGTGTACAAATACTTAGGCAAATATTTTCCTGACCTGAACGCAAGAGGTCTGGTGGTCGGATATGACACTCGTGCCCAAGCAAGCAGTGGATGCACTAGTGAACG ACTTGCGAGGTTGACCGCAGCTGTTATGCTTTGTAAAGACGTCCCTGTCTATTTGTTCTCTAAGTATGTGCCTACCCCGTTTGTG TCATACGCTGTGATGAAGTTTGGCGCTGCTGCTGGAATCATGATCACTGCTTCTCATAACAGAAAAGAAGACAACGGATACAAG GTTTACTGGCACAACAGTGCACAGATCTCCTCGCCGCATGACAAGGAGATCATGCGTTGCATTGAAGAGAGTACTGAACCCTGGCCTGAGTCTTGGAATGAGGACCTAGTTGAAAGCAGTCCGCTGAGGAGAGACCCACTGGAAGACATTTGCCGCTGGTACATGGAAGAGCTAAGCACTGTCTGCTTTCACAG AGAACTTAACGCAAGGTCACCGCTGAAGTTTGTGCATTCATCCTTTCATGGTGTCGGTCACAGTTACGTCCAGAAAGCTTTTCAGCAGTTTGGCTTCCCACCTCCCATTCCTGTTCCAGAACAGAAAGATCCAGATCCAGATTTTTCTACTGTCAGCTGTCCTAACCCAGAGGAAGGAGAATCAGTTTTG gaGCTGTCATTACGTTTGGCTGAAAGAGAGGGGGCCTCCATTGTTGTGGCCACAGATCCCGATGCTGATCGCTTAGCTGTTGCAGAGCAGAATGACAA TTACGGTTGGAAAGTGTTCACGGGAAATGAATTAGCTGCATTGCTGGGCTGGTGGGTGTTATTTAACTGGAAGGAAGCCCACCCAGACCCATCGGACACAGAGAGAGTATACATGTTGGCCACCACTGTTTCTTCCAAGATATTGAAGGCCTTTGCACGCATAGAAGGCTTTCATTTTGAG GAAACATTGCCTGGCTTCAAGTGGATTGGAAACAGAATCTATGAGTTATCAAAAATGGGAAAGGAGgtcattttttcatttgaagAATCCATag GGTTTCTATGTGGTCACATGGTTCTTGATAAGGATGGAGTCAGCACAGCTGCGATTGTGGCTGAGATGGCTGCTTATCTACACACCAAAAATCTTTCCCTGAGCCAACAGCTGCGCAACATCTATGAAAT ATATGGCTATCACATTTCCAGAACCTCCTATGTCATGTGCAGTGACCCACCcactattaataaaatatttagccGTCTGCGAAACTTCGAAGGTCAGGGTGTATATCCAGGAGTATGCGGTGGTTACTGCATCACACACATTAGAGATGTGACTACTGGTTATGACAGCAGCCAGCCTGACAAAAAATGT GTCCTTCCATTGTCAAAAAACAGCCAAATGGTCACGTTCACATTTCAGAATGGCATTGTTGCTACTCTTAGGACCAGCGGGACTGAGCCAAAGATCAAGTATTATACAGAATTCTGTGCATCACCAGGAGAACG aGATATCTCCAGCCTGGAAGAGGAATTAACAAAAGTGACAACAGCTCTAGTCGAAGAGTTTCTGGAGCCTGATAAAAACAACCTGATCCGCAGATCAGTATAG
- the pgm2l1 gene encoding glucose 1,6-bisphosphate synthase isoform X2, translated as MGSNGDLNANSECLGSTGDVILDKAIRQWITWDKNPQTGGQILSLVREGRVAELRRRLCSRMTFGTAGLRAAMGAGFARINDLTVIQSTQGVYKYLGKYFPDLNARGLVVGYDTRAQASSGCTSERLARLTAAVMLCKDVPVYLFSKYVPTPFVSYAVMKFGAAAGIMITASHNRKEDNGYKVYWHNSAQISSPHDKEIMRCIEESTEPWPESWNEDLVESSPLRRDPLEDICRWYMEELSTVCFHRELNARSPLKFVHSSFHGVGHSYVQKAFQQFGFPPPIPVPEQKDPDPDFSTVSCPNPEEGESVLELSLRLAEREGASIVVATDPDADRLAVAEQNDNYGWKVFTGNELAALLGWWVLFNWKEAHPDPSDTERVYMLATTVSSKILKAFARIEGFHFEETLPGFKWIGNRIYELSKMGKEVIFSFEESIGFLCGHMVLDKDGVSTAAIVAEMAAYLHTKNLSLSQQLRNIYEMSFHCQKTAKWSRSHFRMALLLLLGPAGLSQRSSIIQNSVHHQENEISPAWKRN; from the exons ATGGGGTCTAACGGAGACCTCAACGCAAACTCGGAGTGTCTCGGCAGCACCGGGGATGTGATCCTCGACAAAGCCATCCGTCAGTGGATTACCTGGGATAAG AATCCTCAGACGGGGGGGCAAATTTTGAGTCTTGTTCGAGAGGGGCGCGTGGCAGAACTGAGGAGGAGGTTGTGCTCCAGGATGACGTTTGGGACAGCCGGCCTGAGAGCTGCGATGGGGGCGGGGTTTGCTCGCATCAATGACCTGACTGTCATCCAGTCTACACAG GGGGTGTACAAATACTTAGGCAAATATTTTCCTGACCTGAACGCAAGAGGTCTGGTGGTCGGATATGACACTCGTGCCCAAGCAAGCAGTGGATGCACTAGTGAACG ACTTGCGAGGTTGACCGCAGCTGTTATGCTTTGTAAAGACGTCCCTGTCTATTTGTTCTCTAAGTATGTGCCTACCCCGTTTGTG TCATACGCTGTGATGAAGTTTGGCGCTGCTGCTGGAATCATGATCACTGCTTCTCATAACAGAAAAGAAGACAACGGATACAAG GTTTACTGGCACAACAGTGCACAGATCTCCTCGCCGCATGACAAGGAGATCATGCGTTGCATTGAAGAGAGTACTGAACCCTGGCCTGAGTCTTGGAATGAGGACCTAGTTGAAAGCAGTCCGCTGAGGAGAGACCCACTGGAAGACATTTGCCGCTGGTACATGGAAGAGCTAAGCACTGTCTGCTTTCACAG AGAACTTAACGCAAGGTCACCGCTGAAGTTTGTGCATTCATCCTTTCATGGTGTCGGTCACAGTTACGTCCAGAAAGCTTTTCAGCAGTTTGGCTTCCCACCTCCCATTCCTGTTCCAGAACAGAAAGATCCAGATCCAGATTTTTCTACTGTCAGCTGTCCTAACCCAGAGGAAGGAGAATCAGTTTTG gaGCTGTCATTACGTTTGGCTGAAAGAGAGGGGGCCTCCATTGTTGTGGCCACAGATCCCGATGCTGATCGCTTAGCTGTTGCAGAGCAGAATGACAA TTACGGTTGGAAAGTGTTCACGGGAAATGAATTAGCTGCATTGCTGGGCTGGTGGGTGTTATTTAACTGGAAGGAAGCCCACCCAGACCCATCGGACACAGAGAGAGTATACATGTTGGCCACCACTGTTTCTTCCAAGATATTGAAGGCCTTTGCACGCATAGAAGGCTTTCATTTTGAG GAAACATTGCCTGGCTTCAAGTGGATTGGAAACAGAATCTATGAGTTATCAAAAATGGGAAAGGAGgtcattttttcatttgaagAATCCATag GGTTTCTATGTGGTCACATGGTTCTTGATAAGGATGGAGTCAGCACAGCTGCGATTGTGGCTGAGATGGCTGCTTATCTACACACCAAAAATCTTTCCCTGAGCCAACAGCTGCGCAACATCTATGAAAT GTCCTTCCATTGTCAAAAAACAGCCAAATGGTCACGTTCACATTTCAGAATGGCATTGTTGCTACTCTTAGGACCAGCGGGACTGAGCCAAAGATCAAGTATTATACAGAATTCTGTGCATCACCAGGAGAACG aGATATCTCCAGCCTGGAAGAGGAATTAA
- the LOC130565149 gene encoding interferon-induced GTP-binding protein Mx-like isoform X1: MEGHDKLSDHTSQDEESYFSDPESHGTFHNPFIESVRPLIELIDSLRLIGIDEDIGLPSIAVVGDQSSGKSSVLEALSGIALPRGSGIVTRCPLELKLRKLKKGPWSGTISYGDHSETFHDPLKVDYLVREAQNKLAGNTVGICHELITLEIFSPEVCDLTLIDLPGITRVPVHGQPGDIGEQIKSLILSFISKSATINLVVVPCNIDIATTEALRMAQEVDPDGHRTLAILTKPDLIDRGAETDVLNVVQGKVIPLSKGYIIVRCRGQSDINEKISLDKAMQNEITFFRNHRYFSSLLNEGKASTQCLADKLTKELVDHIKKSLPYLTEQIQTRLLNVQRELKNYEQGPPMEEELMGPFLSSITMEFCDLVHELSSTGHSKYENIYASLRPVFMNWDIHLRKTQVSFTEKVKEMIEKYNEMHRGRELLTFSDFSEFERVIKEHVAALQEPAIGILKEVREIVQNEFKVICDLSFEQYPQLKYIVSNMINDIQSKQETKVEKRIKEFIYMEQLVFTQDTVLQQKLNESDVPKEVGLDTSDGNLYENTEERIFNSKGCALLDARNLTPDKLVLYYTIVYQRLTDYVPMLVTLFMLKAAAKILRHQTMELRIEADLVKLLSEESERGCKRADLKQRLERLTQAQDLISSRL, from the exons ATGGAAGGTCACGACAAACTTTCAGACCACACATCTCAAGATGAAGAAAG CTATTTTTCAGACCCAGAAAGTCACGGAACATTCCACAATCCTTTCATCGAGTCTGTTCGACCTCTGATTGAGTTGATTGACTCTCTGAGGTTGATTGGCATTGATGAGGACATTGGCCTTCCATCCATTGCTGTTGTGGGAGATCAGAGTTCAGGGAAGAGTTCGGTTTTAGAAGCACTCTCTGGAATAGCTCTGCCTCGAGGAAGCG gTATCGTCACTCGCTGTCCTCTTGAGCTGAAATTACGGAAACTCAAAAAAGGGCCGTGGTCAGGGACTATTTCTTATGGCGACCACAGTGAGACTTTTCATGACCCGTTAAAGGTGGATTACCTTGTTAGAGAAG CTCAAAACAAGCTTGCTGGGAATACGGTAGGGATCTGCCATGAGCTCATCACTTTGGAGATTTTCTCTCCTGAAGTGTGTGACCTCACGCTGATTGATCTTCCTGGTATAACCCGTGTACCTGTGCATGGTCAACCTGGTGATATTGGGGAACAG attaaatcCTTAATATTGTCATTCATCTCCAAGAGTGCAACCATCAATTTAGTTGTTGTACCCTGTAATATTGACATAGCAACAACAGAAGCACTAAGGATGGCACAAGAAGTAGACCCAGATGGACACAGAACCCTCG CAATTCTCACAAAGCCAGATCTCATTGACAGAGGAGCTGAGACTGATGTCTTAAACGTTGTGCAGGGCAAAGTCATTCCTCTCAGCAAGGGTTACATTATTGTGAGATGTCGTGGTCAGAGTGACATCAATGAGAAAATCTCCCTTGATAAAGCCATGCAAAATGAAATAACATTCTTTAGGAATCACCGTTATTTCag CTCCCTGCTGAATGAGGGTAAGGCATCTACTCAATGCCTTGCAGACAAGCTGACAAAAGAACTGGTGGATCATATCAAG aaatcgctgccatacTTGACTGAGCAGATTCAGACCAGACTGCTCAATGTGCAAAGAGAGCTTAAAAACTACGAGCAAGGTCCTCCTATGGAAGAGGAGCTGATGGGACCCTTTCTCAGTTCG ATAACAATGGAGTTTTGTGATCTAGTACATGAACTGAGTAGTACAGGACATTCAAAATACGAAAACATTTACGCTTCTCTACGTCCTGTGTTCATGAATTGGGACATCCATCTGAGAAAAACGCAAGTGTCAT TCACAGAGAAAGTGAAGGAAATGATAGAGAAGTACAATGAGATGCATCGTGGGAGAGAGTTGTTAACTTTCTCAGATTTCTCTGAATTTGAGCGTGTCATCAAAGAGCATGTGGCAGCTCTTCAAGAACCAGCTATAGGAATACTGAAGGAAGTAAGAG AGATTGTTCAGAATGAGTTCAAGGTGATTTGTGATTTATCTTTTGAACAATACCCTCAACTGAAATACATAGTCTCT AACATGATTAATGACATTCAGTCAAAACAAGAGACCAAAGTGGAGAAAAGAATCAAAGAGTTCATTTATATGGAGCAACTGGTCTTTACCCAGGACACAGTTTTACAACAGAAACTCAATGAATCTGACGTCCCTAAAGAGGTTGGGTTAGACACCAGTGATGGGAACCTCTATGAAAACACTGAAGAGAGAATTTTTAATTCCAAAGGCTGTGCCTTACTGGATGCCAGAAATCTAACTCCAGACAAACTGGTTCTCTATTATACA ATAGTCTATCAACGCCTCACAGACTATGTGCCCATGCTGGTAACTCTCTTCATGCTGAAGGCCGCAGCAAAGATTTTGCGCCATCAAACGATGGAACTGAGAATCGAAGCAGATTTGGTCAAACTGCTCAGTGAAGAATCAGAGAGAGGATGCAAGAGGGCTGATCTGAAGCAACGTCTGGAACGCCTGACACAAGCTCAAGATCTGATCAGCAGCAGACTCTAA
- the LOC130565149 gene encoding interferon-induced GTP-binding protein Mx-like isoform X2 → MKKDPESHGTFHNPFIESVRPLIELIDSLRLIGIDEDIGLPSIAVVGDQSSGKSSVLEALSGIALPRGSGIVTRCPLELKLRKLKKGPWSGTISYGDHSETFHDPLKVDYLVREAQNKLAGNTVGICHELITLEIFSPEVCDLTLIDLPGITRVPVHGQPGDIGEQIKSLILSFISKSATINLVVVPCNIDIATTEALRMAQEVDPDGHRTLAILTKPDLIDRGAETDVLNVVQGKVIPLSKGYIIVRCRGQSDINEKISLDKAMQNEITFFRNHRYFSSLLNEGKASTQCLADKLTKELVDHIKKSLPYLTEQIQTRLLNVQRELKNYEQGPPMEEELMGPFLSSITMEFCDLVHELSSTGHSKYENIYASLRPVFMNWDIHLRKTQVSFTEKVKEMIEKYNEMHRGRELLTFSDFSEFERVIKEHVAALQEPAIGILKEVREIVQNEFKVICDLSFEQYPQLKYIVSNMINDIQSKQETKVEKRIKEFIYMEQLVFTQDTVLQQKLNESDVPKEVGLDTSDGNLYENTEERIFNSKGCALLDARNLTPDKLVLYYTIVYQRLTDYVPMLVTLFMLKAAAKILRHQTMELRIEADLVKLLSEESERGCKRADLKQRLERLTQAQDLISSRL, encoded by the exons ATGAAGAAAG ACCCAGAAAGTCACGGAACATTCCACAATCCTTTCATCGAGTCTGTTCGACCTCTGATTGAGTTGATTGACTCTCTGAGGTTGATTGGCATTGATGAGGACATTGGCCTTCCATCCATTGCTGTTGTGGGAGATCAGAGTTCAGGGAAGAGTTCGGTTTTAGAAGCACTCTCTGGAATAGCTCTGCCTCGAGGAAGCG gTATCGTCACTCGCTGTCCTCTTGAGCTGAAATTACGGAAACTCAAAAAAGGGCCGTGGTCAGGGACTATTTCTTATGGCGACCACAGTGAGACTTTTCATGACCCGTTAAAGGTGGATTACCTTGTTAGAGAAG CTCAAAACAAGCTTGCTGGGAATACGGTAGGGATCTGCCATGAGCTCATCACTTTGGAGATTTTCTCTCCTGAAGTGTGTGACCTCACGCTGATTGATCTTCCTGGTATAACCCGTGTACCTGTGCATGGTCAACCTGGTGATATTGGGGAACAG attaaatcCTTAATATTGTCATTCATCTCCAAGAGTGCAACCATCAATTTAGTTGTTGTACCCTGTAATATTGACATAGCAACAACAGAAGCACTAAGGATGGCACAAGAAGTAGACCCAGATGGACACAGAACCCTCG CAATTCTCACAAAGCCAGATCTCATTGACAGAGGAGCTGAGACTGATGTCTTAAACGTTGTGCAGGGCAAAGTCATTCCTCTCAGCAAGGGTTACATTATTGTGAGATGTCGTGGTCAGAGTGACATCAATGAGAAAATCTCCCTTGATAAAGCCATGCAAAATGAAATAACATTCTTTAGGAATCACCGTTATTTCag CTCCCTGCTGAATGAGGGTAAGGCATCTACTCAATGCCTTGCAGACAAGCTGACAAAAGAACTGGTGGATCATATCAAG aaatcgctgccatacTTGACTGAGCAGATTCAGACCAGACTGCTCAATGTGCAAAGAGAGCTTAAAAACTACGAGCAAGGTCCTCCTATGGAAGAGGAGCTGATGGGACCCTTTCTCAGTTCG ATAACAATGGAGTTTTGTGATCTAGTACATGAACTGAGTAGTACAGGACATTCAAAATACGAAAACATTTACGCTTCTCTACGTCCTGTGTTCATGAATTGGGACATCCATCTGAGAAAAACGCAAGTGTCAT TCACAGAGAAAGTGAAGGAAATGATAGAGAAGTACAATGAGATGCATCGTGGGAGAGAGTTGTTAACTTTCTCAGATTTCTCTGAATTTGAGCGTGTCATCAAAGAGCATGTGGCAGCTCTTCAAGAACCAGCTATAGGAATACTGAAGGAAGTAAGAG AGATTGTTCAGAATGAGTTCAAGGTGATTTGTGATTTATCTTTTGAACAATACCCTCAACTGAAATACATAGTCTCT AACATGATTAATGACATTCAGTCAAAACAAGAGACCAAAGTGGAGAAAAGAATCAAAGAGTTCATTTATATGGAGCAACTGGTCTTTACCCAGGACACAGTTTTACAACAGAAACTCAATGAATCTGACGTCCCTAAAGAGGTTGGGTTAGACACCAGTGATGGGAACCTCTATGAAAACACTGAAGAGAGAATTTTTAATTCCAAAGGCTGTGCCTTACTGGATGCCAGAAATCTAACTCCAGACAAACTGGTTCTCTATTATACA ATAGTCTATCAACGCCTCACAGACTATGTGCCCATGCTGGTAACTCTCTTCATGCTGAAGGCCGCAGCAAAGATTTTGCGCCATCAAACGATGGAACTGAGAATCGAAGCAGATTTGGTCAAACTGCTCAGTGAAGAATCAGAGAGAGGATGCAAGAGGGCTGATCTGAAGCAACGTCTGGAACGCCTGACACAAGCTCAAGATCTGATCAGCAGCAGACTCTAA